Proteins co-encoded in one Carassius auratus strain Wakin unplaced genomic scaffold, ASM336829v1 scaf_tig00217227, whole genome shotgun sequence genomic window:
- the LOC113100292 gene encoding zinc finger protein 664-like, with product MKAQVDVVCCKSDVEQVWVRETDGTEAQDSVWSEEEEDDENNGEDDEDCTEDNGDDDDEEFIPPDVNGGSSSDGDEETVSTSKEQLQTKSFSCSTCGKTLSSEGHLKRHERTHTEPKQKDYNCKICNISFPTVEERKLHLKEHSGKKEFHCKQCGKLFLIFSKLLVHMNTHREKSFHCSECDKYYSTKLSLDAHKRIHTGERPYKCPHCKKTYNHISHLRTHVRLHTNERPFQCSECKKAFTNSSSLKSHQKIHSDEKPFQCKHCNKGFRQRSYLNLHERTHTGEKPYLCSYCGKSFSNSTHFKEHQRIHTGEKPFQCSVCGKSFRRGVALQMHTIIHSGERPFKCSQCEKTFARSDVLKVHQRVHTGEKPYSCPICGERFAYLGSFQTHQNKHTKEQTAPESSE from the exons ATGAAAGCGCAGGTGGATGTGGTCTGCTGTAAATCA GATGTGGAGCAGGTTTGGGTGCGTGAGACTGATGGGACAGAAGCTCAGGATTCAGTCTGGAgc gaagaggaggaggatgatgagaaTAATGGggaggatgatgaagattgtACTGAGGATAatggggatgatgatgatgaagaattcATTCCTCCAG ATGTCAATGGTGGCTCATCTTCTGATGGAGATGAAGAAACAGTCTCAACTTCAAAAGAGCAGCTGCAGACCAAGAGTTTCTCCTGCAGCACCTGTGGAAAAACACTGAGTTCAGAGGGCCATTTAAAGAGACACGAGAGAACACACACAGAACCAAAACAGAAAGATTACAACTGTAAGATATGCAACATCAGCTTTCCTACCGTAGAAGAGAGGAAACTTCATTTAAAAGAGCACAGCGGGAAGAAGGAGTTTCACTGCAAACAGTGCGggaaattgtttttaattttttctaaactACTAGTTCACATGAATACACACCGTGAAAAGTCTTTCCACTGCAGCGAATGCGACAAGTATTACAGCACCAAATTAAGTCTTGATGCTCATAAGCGAATCCACACGGGAGAAAGACCGTACAAGTGTCCTCACTGCAAGAAGACCTACAACCACATATCACATCTGAGGACACATGTGCGTTTGCACACCAATGAGAGACCGTTTCAGTGCAGTGAATGCAAGAAAGCCTTTACAAactcaagctctttaaagtcaCACCAGAAAATCCATTCTGACGAGAAACCGTTTCAGTGCAAACACTGCAACAAAGGATTCCGTCAAAGATCATATCTGAATCTTCACGAGAGGAcacacaccggagagaaaccgtatctGTGCTCCTACTGCGGGAAGAGCTTTTCAAATTCTACTCATTTTAAAGAACATCagagaatccacactggagaaaaaccatttcaatgcagtgttTGTGGCAAGAGTTTCCGAAGGGGTGTTGCTTTACAGATGCACACTATAATTCATAGCGGTGAAAGACCGTTTAAATGCTCACAGTGTGAAAAGACGTTTGCTCGATCTGACGTCCTTAAGGTCCATCAGCGagttcatacaggagagaaaccttactCCTGCCCCATCTGCGGCGAGAGATTCGCTTATTTAGGTAGTTTTCAGACCCACCAGAACAAACACACTAAAGAACAAACTGCTCCAGAATCATCAGAGTGA
- the LOC113100295 gene encoding zinc finger protein 501-like encodes MLSMKAQVDVVCCKSVGTDLSMLDIEDFITEICQLKKEVASLEAKLRERGDKLNREDVEQVWVRETDGTEAQDSVWSVRDQRSRDTQDSELSLTLLCYTDAQDHESTDQTSDCNAGEQQMLQTPLKMCSVKLVDCRNLIESRGEETTAEKQQQHTDEEEEEEENNGDGDDEDFIPPDVNGGSSSDEDEETLSTSKEQLTAKSFSCSTCGKTMSSESNLKRHERTHTDQKDFSCKICNISFPTAEERRLHSKEHSGKKEFHCEQCGKVFFHHSSLKVHLKTHGEKSFHCSECDKYFSNKGNLDVHKRIHTGERPYKCPHCEKRFSYGSLYKRHVRLHTNERPYQCSECGKTFTNSSSLKSHQKIHSDEKPYQCKHCDKRFRQIANLNCHERIHTGEKPYLCAHCGKSFSDPTHFREHKRIHTGENPYHCSICGKSFKQNTNLIKHQRIHTGERQFKCSQCEKTFARSDVLKVHQRVHTGEKPYSCSICGERFGYLGSFQTHQNKHAKEQTAPESSE; translated from the exons atgttGAGCATGAAAGCGCAGGTGGATGTGGTCTGCTGTAAATCAGTAGGAACTGATCTGTCCATGCTGGATATTGaggatttcatcacagaaatctgtcagctgaagaaagaggtggcttcactggaggcaaagctgagagaaagaggagacaaaCTGAACAGAGAG GATGTGGAGCAGGTTTGGGTGCGTGAAACTGATGGGACAGAAGCTCAGGATTCAGTCTGGAgcgtcagagatcagagatccagagacacacaggactcagagctcagcctcactttactctgttatactgacgctcaggatcatgaatccactgatcaaacctctgactgtaacgctggagaacagcagatgctgcagacgccgctgaagatgtgctccgtcaaactggtggactgcaggaacctgatcgagagcagaggagaagaaaccaccgcagagaaacaacaacaacacactgatgaggaagaggaggaggaggagaataatggggatggtgatgatgaagattTCATTCCTCCAG ATGTCAATGGTGGCTCATCttctgatgaagatgaagaaacaCTCTCAACTTCAAAAGAGCAGCTGACGGCCAAGAGTTTCTCCTGCAGCACCTGTGGAAAAACAATGAGTTCAGAGAGTAATTTGAAGAGACACGAGAGAACACACACAGATCAGAAAGACTTCAGCTGTAAGATATGCAACATCAGCTTTCCTACCGCAGAAGAGAGGAGACTTCATTCAAAAGAGCACAGTGGGAAGAAGGAGTTTCACTGTGAACAGTGCGGGAAGGTTTTTTTCCATCATTCTAGTctaaaagttcacttaaagactCACGGTGAAAAGTctttccactgcagtgaatgtgaCAAGTATTTCAGCAATAAAGGAAATCTTGATGTTCATAAGCGAATCCACACAGGAGAAAGACCTTACAAGTGTCCTCACTGTGAGAAAAGATTCAGTTATGGATCTCTTTACAAGAGACATGTGCGTTTGCACACCAATGAGAGACCGTATCAGTGCAGTGAATGTGGGAAAACATTTACAAACTCAAGCTCTCTAAAGTCACACCAGAAAATCCATTCTGATGAGAAACCGTATCAGTGCAAACACTGCGACAAACGATTCCGTCAGATTGCTAATCTGAATTGTCACGAgaggattcacaccggagagaaaccgtatctGTGCGCCCACTGCGGGAAGAGTTTTTCTGATCCAACTCATTTCAGGGAACATAAGCGAATCCACACTGGGGAAAACCCATATCACTGCAGCAtctgtgggaagagtttcaaGCAAAACACTAACTTAATAAAGCATCAGAGGATTCATACTGGAGAAAGACAGTTTAAATGCTCACAGTGTGAAAAGACGTTTGCTCGATCAGACGTCCTCAAGGTCCATCAGCGagttcatacaggagagaaaccttactCCTGCTCCATCTGCGGTGAGAGATTTGGTTATTTGGGTAGTTTTCAGACCCACCAGAACAAACACGCTAAAGAACAAACTGCTCCAGAATCATCAGAGTGA